Part of the Apostichopus japonicus isolate 1M-3 chromosome 13, ASM3797524v1, whole genome shotgun sequence genome is shown below.
ccccaccacctccatACAGTGATTCCCCCTTCCTCTATTTCAGGTCTTTTTCCTGGATCAATTCTTCATTAGGATATTGGCAACATTTTGGGGAACAATTTGTgtgttttggttatattttagAGTACCTGCCAGTTAGTACTGAATAAATAATGGTATTGTGTAACAAAACCAATAAACTTTGCATCAGTGCAGCAAGGTGGTCGCGTTGCATGGCATGGTGCAATGCGAAACCAGAGAAGTTATCCCTGCCTTTATTAAATTGAACTTttggaaatatgattttatGTTGGTGTAACAGAAAGCAGTCAAGTGGTCAAGTTTAGTAGAGAAAACGAACTTAAATAAAAAGTGCAGTTTGTTGGAAGAATCGGATGCAGCATAGCAAGGTCAACACAATGGTACGCTTTGAAAGAGAAACGGTTCAAGGTGTCTGTTTTTTACAAGACCTTTAAGTCTGAAAGAAGTTGGATTCCTTTGTTAGTCAAGAAAATATAGAACTGTCATTCACTTTCATTGGCTGCAAAGGATGTTTCAGGTTTTCTTTAAACTTTCCTTAATTGAACTTCAGATATAACTTGCTATTTTTCTTATCTGGAGGAGGAAAGTTTAATTATCAGGGCACCAAACGTTGGATTGAAGACAACCTTGAAGTTCATGGTGAGTGATTTATAACGCAATAACTGCAAATGATTCTTTCACATTTTCTGTAGAAAAAGAACGATGCTAGCTAATATACAAGAAGGTAACCATACATCTCACTTTATAGAAGTAGGTCACAATGTTTGTCAGTGTTatcttaatttttgtttgttttgttattcagaTTTTCCTATTTAAGGTGTGAAGTTGTTTACATTATGAACCAAAAACAATGACTTTTGGAACACTATCTGAAGAAATTTTATCACTCAATCTACAATTACACTTCTATGAAATCATGCCAAACTTAAAAACTTACAAACAAATTATTTGTGTGCTGTTTGCCCGAAATTGGTTTATTATTCTTTTGTGGTATGAGAAACTACTGAATTGTTGATACCTATTTCTTATAATAAGTTGTGTTGGTTGACCATACATCAAGAAGGAAAGGAGTCATGGTCAAAGTTTCTTTATCAAATCTTCTGTACCCAGACATGTCACTCTTAGCCGATGCTGAATATGTCATTTGTTTGGACTCTGTTGGGGGATCTGATAGTCTGCACCTTCACCTCTCTAAACCACCGAAGGAAGGGACATTACCTTATGAGATCCTGCAAGTAAGTCTCAGGAACCCAGTTTCAAATCTGCCTTCATTCTCTAAACTTTCACTCACTTGCAATAGATTCACTGAGCCTGCTTGACTCAACACTTGGGGAGTGTGAGATCTTATCAATAGATATGCATGAAGTGGTTACACTCATATGTTGAATTAGTGCCCTTGTTTTGGAGATGTGGttgtcactattgttattgGCAGAAAAATCTTGTATTGAACTAGAATAAAGCAGAAGTTGTCAAAGCAGTAAGGTCTTTCTAAGTTTAATCTCTAACGAGAAGCAAAGATTGATCCAAACTTTATCGCAaactttttctttgttcttgaGTGCTATTATCTCACAGTGACTATTCCCTGTGATGCAATAGTGAGAACTACTGACTGCCAGAACAGATCAGCCCCCAACACAATTAATTGGAACTGTTCACATATAAAGATTCTAGTAAACCATAAATAATCAGTTGCACAGCTTAACATGTTTTGGATTGAGTTAGTCTCAGTCTTGGTCTCTTGAAGCAACGTTAAGATTAACAAGCAGAACAAGCCAAATCTTATCAATATCAACCATGCCCTTACACAATACATTGATTGACAAGCATCAATTTTATCTGCCAATTTGCTGGCGTATCCACCTAAGAGAGAAAGTTTTCAGTTTAAATACTCTGAACTCCTTAGTGGTACAGGAGTATTTCCATAAACCTTCATTGACACAGATTCAGGTGGTAGCATTTGGTGTATATGCAAAGAACAGAGTTGGGTTCTCGCAATCTTTGAGGATAAAGATAACAGGTTGTTTTTCAGATTTCTCATTTCATAATACCATTGACTTCAGTAGTGAAACATAACTTCATATCAATAATGAAGATCGTCATTGTTTACTCTTAACTAATTTCCTAAAACTCTGTTTCTGAAAGACATTTAGGATACGACAGCATAGATGTCCGATTGTGCTGAATGGCCTACGTCGtttagaataataataattatatttgctttttatatagcatgttataccagcaataggtctcaaagcgctttacagacattatattacacatgataacctgtcccagagacaatccctccagtcggcagcagttatatactgcgcccaatgacaagttacctcacaggtacccatttaaccccagggtgagagaggcaagtgaggtAAAGCATCTaccccaaggacacaacgtaatgaactaggcaggaatcggaccagcaatccttggatcacgagtccgacgccttagccaattggccaccatgcTCTCACAAGAGTTGAAAGATCTCTACATGTCTTAACTTTTTCAGCACTATTTCATTTACACTCTAACATGtttactttgatgtttgcttttGAAGAACTTCAGATCAGCAGCCCGAGACTTGTATCCCTCCTTTAACTTCAGCATGGTGCACAAAAAGATCAACTTAGCAGATGAAATGTTGGCTTGGGAGCATGAACGTTTTAGTATCAGACGACTTCCAGCAGGCACCATTTCCCACCTACCGTCCCACCGGAACATCTACAGAACCTCAGTAGCAGATGAGAGGTAAGTAGAACTGGTTTAACTCCTTACACAACGAACAAACAAAGACCGGCACAAAGTGAAAAGACTTCTGTTGTTCATTAACGGTGCCCAATCTTTGTGACTAAACAAAAAGTCTTGCATGTTTAAGCATTGGTGCAGTTTCACATCAACAATAGGAAAAGAAGGTGACTACCTTCAAAATGAAGATAACTAAAGAAAACTGCATATGCTTGGTGGACCCTGCAATATCCACATGCGTTTGTCAGTTATGTTTCAACAGAAACTACTCACCTAGGAGCATAGACATACCACAATTCTTTCTTGTCAAATGTTCTTTCCTTAACTTGCTTTACATTGTTCTGTGTATAACATTCAATGCTGGGTTCGTTCTTAGCAACTGTTAAAGCTAGTTACCAACTTGTTATTATTTACCTTTTTTGGACAAGAAGAAATTAAAACTTTGTAGAGTTACAGTAACACTGAAAATAGATTTTTTACCCATTTTAAATCTGGGTTAAGTTGATTAAGAGTTGGGAAATCCATCCAGTTACTTAAAGTCAGAAATATGCtttttactgtacatagtcaaaatttgtcaaattatgCAAGCTGACAATGGTAGCAAAACAACCAGTTACAAAACCGTATAGCATTCGCTTCTATGTGAGAATCATGAGTACCATTCATTTAAAATCCTTTTGTCAAAACTTAAGATAATCAAGTGCACAAAGGAATGTAGCAGtgcttttcaagtttcctgTAACACACCCCAGCTCCTCCCATCCAactccaacacccccccccccccattcctctCTTCTCAGCATGTTGCAATGtgtttgaataaaataaaataacaattattttgttgttgtcttcaGTACAAGAGATCATGGAAATGTTCTAATATTCTTATATCTTCTCTTCCAGATGGAGAGTGGAAAGTTCATCTTTAACCAGGAATGTCAGGATTATGGCAGAGGGCCTTGCCAGACAGATTTATAGTCTTCAGAATAATGGAGTCAATGGTGCCCCAGAAATATTTGACAATGAATTTGTAAGTGTCATTACGTCTCAAGAATTACCTCAACTTCATTTACAGCATCCAGTTGTGTGTAACTGTATTTTGGATTTTCCAAAGACACAGATAAAGTATAAAAGAAAGATTAATAGTTGGTGGTGCCAAGCAAGGGTGTAGAAAGGGGATAAAAGGCGTAGAAAGGGGATAAAGCCCTAAATTTCTTGTTATTCGCCCCATCCATTCactgttgaaaagaaaagaaaacttgatCTTGTTCTTTTCTCTAaactttaattgtttttttttttgtcttctttaccTTCAGAGTGTAAGTGAAGAGAATTTAGAAGCTTGGGTTGAATATCTTTCATCTAACCCAAGACCGGCCCAGCTTATGGCGAAAGACCATCCAGTTGTGGTCACTCTGGAACAGGGCTTGTCAAAGTATCTCAAAGATGTCAAGAGACATTCCTTCAAGGCTGATAAAAGGTAACAATCGCCATTCCTTCCCAAAACAAACTTTATGTCAGTTTTAATAATGTAACTTTTCAGAGCCTTTTTTTGTTAAGAATGACTCCAAGCAGAATGCTGGAAGGTGTCTCAAAAGTAAAGTATTATTTCCATCAATTTAGCATGTGCACTGACTAAGGTAATGGAACGGTGAAATTAACAtgtagaaaacaaacaaatcccACTGCTTGTAGAAAGCCAAAGCTGTGCTTCTATTCATGAACTTAGAATTTGACTAGGTCTGCTCAATTAAAGATATATCCCACTGTAAGTATGTAGTCGTTTAGTAGCAACATTAAAGTAATGCAGGTATTCTGATTACTGTATTGATTGACAGTAGCCTTTTTGTGTTTGCTCACATTTATCGAAATCGCAGCCTTTTGCTACAATGCTCTCAGATATTCATGAGAAATCTACTTCAATCTTTCCATGTTGCATTTACATTGGTGAAGAGAATGCATGTACTAGAGAAATATTTGTTAGGATTGAGCTTGGTGTAATTTTGCAAGCTCGTTATGTTACTAGTAATGAGGCTTGCCCAGCCTTTGAGTCACTCGCCAAAATGTCGAGGGCAGGGTCAGGCTGTTGATGGTCTTGATCTCACACGGTATATGTTATGTCGTTGGTCAAGGGCATGGTCAGTCTGTTGATGGTCTTGATCTTTTACAATATCTGTTATATCATCAGTGGAGAAGTTGACAGTCTTGAAATAATTAtcttttcattcattcttttattcatttatttccagcaaataatattttttttgacaGATTATCATAGACAAACTGCAGTGTGTATATATGCAACTCATATTGAAATGCTACTCTTATCGTTTCTTATTGTACATTTCTTGCATGGCAAAGGAAAACAATAGCAGTGTTATTCTTATGTAATCATATTCCCCTAATATCTTCTTAAGATTTATGTGGATCGAAGGATACACATATCACACACAGAAATTTTACACCGATAAACAACAAACAGAGATCAATGGGGAAGAGGATATAGATGACAAGAGATTAAGCATTCACATATTTATTgttgtcatatttcatatatatatattttctattacACAGAGAGCCTGAGTTTGTGTTCTTTGATGGATTGAAGTCCACCATGCATGCTTACAAGTAAGTAAATTATTCACACAAAAtggttttgttattttgtgaACGGACTCATATGTGTCCTCTGTTTGGCACAGCCGTTGAGGAAGGCAGTGAAGGGAATTTTTGGGTCGCAAAAAATTTAAAGGCATAATAATGTTCAAGAGAAAATTATTCCACACCATGTTTTGAAAACCTGATCCCAGTATCTCCTCCCTAAACTCAATTTGACTGGCTAAAGCCTCAACAGTAtgtgatctgtgatgtcatcaccgTAGATGTTCAGTGAAGCTTGACTTTTCTATTGTAATGTTCTTGTGGATTATTCCTTGACATCaacattttttgtatttaaaaatCTCGGCAAAATAAGTTTGGTTTTGTAAAGTAATAACTATATTCCTCTAAGGATAAGTGACATATGTATATAATACCGAAAAACAAGGACATTTACAGCTCAATTGCCAtcatgacatcattcactctgctgtctCCAAaatttatcaccacatttgaaATAAATCAATTGCCATTCAAAATGCAGCAAGGATGTTGTGTTAACCTGCAGATGCAGAAGATTTCCTACTTGTTCGTTGAGATATCAATTACACCCACCAGGATATCACTTTAATGGTGGATTCCAAATAATAGTAGTTACACTGTAATCATCTCTGATCTCTTCCTTGAATGTATCTTCACTGTGTTttgtttcccttttcttttgCTGCAGTGTAAAGCCGGCAGTTTTTGACTTATTCCTGGCAGGAGCCATTGCTTCTTACGTGGGTATCGTCTATCTGTTCCTCCAGGTAAATAAAGTATCTTCTCGGTTAAGatatttccatttatttagctcttaatattttttacttttcaacCCTGTGCATCTTTAATTGAGTGCTTCTTTCATTGTGTGAATGTTATCTTATAAGACCTGTTCAGCTAGCTAGCAAGACTTAACTGAGCAATGAAGTGTGAAATCTACTCAAATTTTGCGGTTCATCCTTTAAACTTTTGGCAGAATGTTGTCATTTGGTTTGAGAGTATACTTTACTCACTTATtggtttgacttttttttttcattgttttgatgAGTCATTGCTAGCTATTGATGGAAGTCATGTGTCTTAAAGATGTTTATCAATGGTTTGTTTTTGAAACAGTCAGTTACGATTTCAGCTGAAAAACCATAATTAATGCTTTTTTTCTATTCTACTGTCATAGTTTACTCACAGGCTCCTCTCTCGTGTGTTGTTAgatttattataatattgtttATACAACAGTTACATGGAGGTCACAATAGACATTGAAGTCCAAAACCTTGatttctttcacttttttttcttgtttctaatgTTTCTTTTAGAACTTTCATCATGTTGAAAACCTGATCCGAGGGTTGTCACCCAAGCCAAAGGGTAAAGTACACTGATTGGACAGCAAGGCACTCTGCATATTTATCTAACCGAGAAGTGTCTATAGTGTGTCTGGTGGTAATCAAATGCTTTGATGCTTATGATACCGTGTTTATATTCCACAGACAAGTGAGCTCTCTCACTCAATTCAATACTGAGGGCAAACTTACCTTATGTACATTTCCTTCTTCTTGGAGAATATTTGAGGAGAAGAAACATACGAGTGGGTTACTTGTGATGTAAGTTCCAGGTGCTATGTAATGATTACATTGAAATCATATCACACTACCTTACATGCATACAAGAATCTCCCATAATGCAAGGTACAATCAAACTAGGAATAAGAATTATCATCAGTAATCGTCGCAGTAATCAAGGTATTTGATTTTGAATTAAAAGGCAACTCAAAACAGGGGTGGAGGGTGGGTGGAGGGCAATATTTTTTGTCAAAATACACTTCACTTCTTTCTGGaatgttaaaagaaaaatatggttATCACCTTCCGGGTGTGCCTGAAGTGAACAAGTTGTACACTCCTTGCTAGCATATATGCATGTAAACATTCCCTCAACTACAAATATTGTCCTTTTCCTTGTCTTATTCCTAGATATTGCAAAGGAATAAAAATGTGAAGGTATACAGGAAtctcccccccccattcctgTATACTTtcaggggggagagggggtatCAACTTGTATTTCTCAACTGCTCTTCTTTCCAGCATATTAATACTTATACATGATTTGCATACCTCTACATTAGAAGCTCTAGTTAAGCCCTGGAGAGATTTTAAGAATGGTGAATTAGCATAACTAATTgatgttttaattattcatttgtATGATGTGTTGCTAATATGTGTGGTAATTCTTTTGTTTGTGAACTGGAATCAGGTATTGTTTGTTTCTGGCACATCTTTATTACAGTGTATCTTATTTCTGGTTTATTCCTATGTATTCGatgtttgtttcctttcattACAATTCACTTTACTTTGCCCATGCCCACTTCACTCTCTTGTTACCATTATAAATGTTCATTTCAGTAAGTAAAAGTAAAGTTGGatgatataactatatatattgtcataatTGTGGTGGTAGAAGGGGATattaggggagggggaggagggggaggttgAGGTCAATTCTTTGGGTGAACAAATTTTGCTTGAGTTCACTTTTTGCTCTTGGTGTATAAGGATGATGAAAAACACTTCTCCTTGAAAATAATTCATTCACAACATGTTTTCAAGTAACAAGATGTAGGAAAAGAAGAGGCTAGAAAGAGTAATTCCTCTACTTTGATGGAGACTTGTTTTGGAGGCAAATTACACATTAACCTTAATTGTTGATCTTGCAGTGGGATAGAATGGATCTTATGAACACAACAGTAACTGAGTTTTGTGTCCATGCTAAACTTGAACATACTACTATGCTTTTACATCATAAAGTATTTAACAAACTCTGAAGGTATTACTTGGAAGGCACATACAAACCATTAAGCATAGTAGCCAAAGACATCTGTGGAGAACCCAATAAGTATTTTGAGTGTTGGTGAATACTTTCGTAAGCTTACATTGTGGGTTTCTCGAGGAATAAAGAGAATAGTCATGACAGAGTAATCCAAGAATAGTTTTGCTGAGTATCCTGTCAAGGAATACCTTCCCAAGATCTCAAGTGTCTGTCATgtatgtcaaaatattttctatCCAAGCTCCTTTGAATGTG
Proteins encoded:
- the LOC139979242 gene encoding BOS complex subunit ncln-like — protein: MWFEELQEVAEVFKGNFPLTCLMLIPILIFIAPSQAAHEFEAYRMQHFDLNGRQYGSRSSLINMEARPLSASKVPRRCLIAKLSELSAERYQELVSESAGALVVLIPQNFSAMPQEGLKQWLKVEPQMLELETNMAVYFVREDETLLQIHNDIQQAATGDQADSAAEALLSAVYANGFQMVATGPQSKQVKDAQIISMEGKLTGKGIEDQLPTIAIVTHYDSFGIAPYLSYGVDSNGSGVAAFMELVRLFSRLYTNSRTHAKYNLLFFLSGGGKFNYQGTKRWIEDNLEVHDMSLLADAEYVICLDSVGGSDSLHLHLSKPPKEGTLPYEILQNFRSAARDLYPSFNFSMVHKKINLADEMLAWEHERFSIRRLPAGTISHLPSHRNIYRTSVADERWRVESSSLTRNVRIMAEGLARQIYSLQNNGVNGAPEIFDNEFSVSEENLEAWVEYLSSNPRPAQLMAKDHPVVVTLEQGLSKYLKDVKRHSFKADKREPEFVFFDGLKSTMHAYNVKPAVFDLFLAGAIASYVGIVYLFLQNFHHVENLIRGLSPKPKGKVH